GGTGTTATATGTTCCATGTTGGATTACTTCACCGTGCCGTATTTAGGATTCACACGCACTTTACCATAATCGCGTGTCACAATAACACGATCACCATTCCCAGTGATTGTTACAAGGTCATAAGTTAATCCACCAAATTTCTTAGGATTAATCGTTCCCACTTTTTTCCCATCTGCATAACTGTACACAGGCACAGCGCTTCCAAGTGATGCAGGAAGTGTTAATGTTTTAGGTGCGGAAGTCGGTGTTGATGTAACTCCTTTATTTACGATTGCTTGAATCGCATTTGCATCATAACCAGCAGCAGTCAATCGTTGTACACGGTCAGCTCCATTACCCCATTTACCATCCCATACTTCTTTAGCAACTTCATCATTTGATTTTTTAGCAGATGCAGTTGAAGTCAAAACATAACCTACTGGATCAACCCATTTAGAATCGTTACGGTCTACTGAAGTAGTACGACCTTTATAAAGACCTGCATGAATGTGTGGGCCTGTTGACATACCAGTATTGCCTGAGTATGCGATTAGGTCACCTTTAGAAACCTTTTGGCCAACCTTAACGAGTTGTTGTGATAAATGTCCTGCAAAGAACGTTAATCCCAATGATGCGTTGTATACAAACACATCAAGACCATATGACGGTTGATTGCGTGTTGCTGTAATTTCACCATCAAATGGAGCATAGATTTTAGTACCGACAGACAGAGCCTTATCAATACCAGGATGCATCCCATCTGATGTACCAGCGGAAGCAATCGCTTTACGATATCCATAACCGCACGACAACACGTGTGGCCCATTTGTTTTTAAGCATAAGTCAAGCATCTCAATAGATGCTGAAAAGTTTTCTTTAGCGTATTCCATTTATTTTCCTCCCAAGCCATTTACAAAGGCTTCAATCAATATATTTAATTCAATATCACTAATAGTTATCCCTTTTTCATTTGCCCAAATCAGAACCTTCTCTTTAGCAAGAGCAAGTTTTTCTTTTCCGTCAAGGTTCACTCCGATTTGCTCAACGTATAGAACCGTTGATTGAACGAATTTATAGATTTTCTCTTGTTGGTCTATATCCAACTTTGAATCAACGTATGTTTTAACTTTTGTTGCCACATACCCCAATACGATTGTTGCTATACCCATTAATAATGGTGTTAATTGTGTTAATAATTCTTGCATATATGCCTCCTTTTATGTCAATTGGAAAACACACGTCATGTCTAGGGTTTGTTCGTGTGTTTGCGTATAAACTTGTATCATACCATTTGTAAAGATCGTTGCATCTCTGTGCAATATTAAATTTGCACTAGTAACAGTAATCACTTTAACTGTTCGGTTTGCACTTGGCCTGTATCCTTCTGCCAATGTTCCGATTGTTTTTGTTGAATCACTGCTGTTATTTAATGTTCCTGCAATATTTATCAAAACGAAATCGCCCATTCTTATTGCGACTCTTGTTGCATAACTAGAAATTCCGCCTCCTGCAGTTGGAAATGAAAATAAAGGCGCACGAAAGTCTAAATCGTTACTATTATCAATAATTGCATCAAACAACTCATCACTGTGTTCATAGGTGTTGTTTGTGTCTTTAAATGTTGTTTTATTTATTTGTGCCATAAAATGACACTAACTGTCTTTGTGGGGTTAGACTCTGTACTGAATGTTGATTTGAACGTTTTCACCTGCGGTTCTTGTTGCAATCGCAATATTTCCATCTGTTGACAACCTAATAGGTTGAACTTCGTCACCTGATGCACGATAAGAACGAGCAATGACAGTTATGTTTTCTTTAGGTCTATATGCGTTTGGAACATTACACATTACGGTGTTCACGGTTGTTGTGCCTGCATTTAACATACCTTGCAAGCTAACCATTCCTGTGTGGTCCTTTGTCGCGGTCACTGTTCCTGCCCAGCCATTGAATGTTGAACAAACTCCGGTATCTATCAAAGCTAGACTCTTTAGTTCTCTAGCAAGTTCTCTCATTGCTTCGTTGCTGTATTCAGCATCATCATTGGAATCAAATAGTTTTGTTTCATCTAAAGCCATAATAATAGGCTAAGTCGTTTAATGGGGGGTTATTTCCAACGTCCTTTTACAAGTACATTAAAAGCAACAATTGCACCTGAAGTAGAAACTGGCCTCATCACACGTAATGATGGGGTGGCGTTTGCCGATACAGAAGTAACACCTGCGATAACTTCGCAAGGATGCCCTTTTGCAATTGTCACAAATACTTTTGGAATATCCGCTAGTATAATTGGATATGAAATAGCGCCTACTTCTGCATAAAACACAGAACCCCATGCAGTCGTTACATCCAATGTGTAATTCCCTGTAGTTGCTTCCATTTCACAGTAGCCACTATTCCATCTTCTTATTCTCCAATTTCCAACAATTGTATCTGATACAAGGAAATCTAGTTGAACTTTGTCAATAGACTCTATCAATTCTTTTATGGCCTCATCACTTAATTCTGATATGCCATTAGAATCATAAATTTTTGATGTATCGACTGCCATTAGCAAACAACCCCTTGCAAACGACCTTTTAGCCGTTCACCCCACTCTCTTTCGAGTGGACAGTTAGTGCGTGTCCACCCCCTTTGTAAAGACGGTAATAGGTGTGTGTGTGTGTGTGTGTGTGTGTGTCACACAGTTCCGTGTGTGTCAAGATTTTTTTCATCTTTTTAGCGTTTCCTTTCGTTTTTTAAAGCAATGAATACACCAAGAACACATCAACTGCTTTGGTTCTTGTTGAGGTATATCCTGTTAATGTTCCATCAGTTGCAAGTGTTCCAAGTCTTGGTTGACCGGATGTCGGTGTGCATGCTATTACGCATGATTTTGCAGACTTAGGACGATATGCTTCTGGTACAATTGCTAATGTTTTGATTCCTGAAGCCGTTGTAATTGGCGCGCCACTTACTCGAAGTATCGCAATGTCCCCAATGACAATTAAACGGTTTTCATAAACTGTTTGGATCCCTGTTGGCTTTGGTAATTCAATCAAAATTGGAAGAGTGTTCATGTTTGATACATAAACTCTCTTGTCTGTGATGGATGCCGTAGTACCGTTTAGATTGATTTCAAACAGCACTTCTTGCCTTACAAGAGCACCCTCATTAAGGTTCCCTTGTTCGAGCGTAGGGCCTGTTGGATTTGCGCCAGTGCTAGTAGATCCTTTGAGAACTCTAAATTCTAAGACATCATCACTGTCATTACTTTTGCGATATTCTGCAATAATGTAATCTTTCCGATACATACCTAACGTTCCAGAATCGATGCTCAAATCAATAGTTGTCGATTCATCGACCTTTACAAGATGCCCTTGTAAAGAATAAATTCCGTCAGCCATTCTCACAGTGTTATCACTAATTTTTGATAATGCTAATTCATTACGATACCCCTTTATAACTCCACTTTTCGCACCCATAATTGAGTTGAATATTGAAGCCCAATCTTGAGCATCTGAGTGCCCAGGTGAGTTTGGAGTATTTACGATTATTGATGTTTGACTCATATTGTTATATCACCTACCTTGTAGTTAAATTGAGTTTTCCCTTTTTCGATGGTTAGTTCTTTTTGGATGATTCGTGCCTTTACTTTTGCATTTGTCACAACATCTTCACCTGCGACAATATCACCAAGATTGAATTCTAATGAAGTATTATTAATTTGAAAGTTGATTTCTGTTGATGGTAAATAGTCTGATTCAAACTTTTCCTTAGCAGCAGTTATTAACTCTTCTATCGACTCTACAGACGGATAATCATAAATAACTGCGTTATGGTTGAAATTCTGAGCTACGATATCTTTGATGTCGCTTTCCGTTCCAGTAAACACCTCGTATAGTTGTTTGGTTTCATAATTGGCTCTTAAGACTACAATCTGTCGTTCTTCTAATTCCCCTTTTCCAAGAGCAATTAAGTAATCACATTTCATTGATTCATCAATTTTCGATGTAACAACTGACTGATAGTCTGTGCTTAGATACATATCATCGGAATAATCAATGATTGGATGTGCTGATATTTGAATCAATTTATAACCGTCATTAATATATTGATGTCTGATATCAAGCCTCGCATTGCTTGATAGAAGAACTTTCTCAATTGCATTTGTGAACTCTTGAAACCGTAAAGAAACGGATATATCAATGCCTGAACTAGCCTGATTAACGCTTATGTTCTTCAATTTTGATGCCTCTGTATCTGGCTGATATGTTCCTGTTGTTGATTGGATAATCAGAGGCAACTTAAATAGTATTTTATTAATTACAAAGTTGGCTTCTCCATTAAGCACAAAGTACGCATCAAAACCATCTATATCTACTGATCCAACAAGCTCTTTAACCCTTAATAAAGGAGCAATGATGATTTTGCTCAATTCTGATCTAAAATTTGGACCGCTAATCTTAATCGTTTCATCAGATGTTGATTGGATACACTTAACTTTCCCTCCCCACTCTGACTCAGGAATGTATATCCAATCACCAATGCTGATAGTATTCTCATCCCAAGACTTTTTTGATAACACTAATTCAAAGTCATTTTCATCATATGAACCACCTTCAGAAATGATGCAATTGTACTTAACTAAATTATCGATGATTCCCTTCTCAACCAACTCTGGAACCCCATTCGGAGTTACAGACTCGACAGAATGAATTATTTCCATATTGGTTCAACCAACCTTTCATAAGTAATTATTTCGATAGGAAATGAGCGATTATATTCAACTAATCCTGATTCAAATATCAAGGCCGTAAACATCGATGGTGATTTTAATCTTGAATTGAACATGTTTATCGTTTCTCCTGATGCAGTAATTTTTACAACGCTTTTTGTTAATTGGTCAATCTCAATCCGTTCGCCCGTTAATAATTCCCCTGTTACTGAAAATTGTCTTCCGTCAATCCATATCGTTGGATTAACTGCAGGACCAAAGAAACTAATTTTGGCCAACAAATCAAAATACAGTGGTTCTTCGATGATGTAAGGTCTGACTTTGGAAGCAAAGTGTGTTGGTAATGAAATTGGAAAGCTAAATCCATCTTCATTTTGAGATGAAACTCCATTAAAAAACGAATAAGTTTTCTCTAGTATCCACAATGGAGTCGGAGCATATATCTTGAACTCAACAGTAACCGCTTCATGGTAACGATTCCAATTGGTTTTAGTAGATGCCGTGATGTAACAATTAATATAAGTGTCGTTTACGTATAACTTACCTGGACTGTTGTGCCTAATATCATTCATAAAAATAACGCTTAATTCGTTCAAAACCGAAGTAACATCGCCCCAAATAACTACACTTATTTTGAATTCATTTTTTACATATTGAAATTGAGAAATATACGTTCCAATTCCATCACTACTTATTTCACTGGATATACTTATCTCAGAATCAGCAAATGAATTGGTGACATACAATAATGGAGGTTTGGTAAAATCAACCTCGCCACCTCTACCCTTATATACAATTTTTGGATGGCTCATTGTTTAACCACCTTTAGCACAAATTTCCCAAGTATTCTGTCATCAAGGACGATATTAAAGTTTTCGAATACAATTGAAAGGTATTGTCCAACTATATGTGCAAAACGACTCATATTTGCCTCCGATAAAGTGACTTCTTGTCCGTCGGTATTCATCCCTGTGCTATCCACAATCCCATCACCGATACTACTCAACGTTCTCTTGTTTAGTGGAAGTATTGCTTCATGGCCTTTCTCTCCACCTCCCATAATTTTGTCTCCATCCAGTCCGAATGCAGTTGGTTTAGTCATGATTCCCCCTTTTGCGTACCACTCGACACTCAATTTAGGAGTACCGTCTTTCAACCAGTTTAACGGGTTGACTGATCCGGTAACTTTAAAGTGAGGCATTTTAAGCTTTGGAAACTCCCACTTAAAATTCATGAATCCTTTGATTTTATCGATTGTATTTCCAACAAACGTTTTAGCAGTTTCAATTGGGTTCATGATGGCTTTTTTAATCTCGTTAAACTTAGTCTTAGCTCCAGAAACCATATTTGAAAATGTGGCATTGACACTTGACCACATTCCAGTGAAAAAATCTTTGACTTTACGAACTCCACTTGAAACAAATTCGTTCATGGATTTAACACCGTTGCCAACAACAGAGGATAGTTTTGACCATGCACCCATCATCCACGCAGTAACTGAATCCCAATTCTTCCATAACGCAATCCCTACACCGATTAATACACCAATTGCGATTGCGACCATTCCAAAAGGATTAGCATTCATTGCAGCATTTAACAACCATTGAGCAACGGTCATAGATTGTGAAACTGCTCGATATGCAGACATCGCAGTGCTAACAGTGTTAATAATCATTTGAGCTAAAAAAGCTGCAGTAAGTGCTGCGACTACCGGAATAACGATGTTTAGGTTTTTACCTAGCCAGGAAACAGCATCGGTTAATCCTTCAATCAGTCCAGTAGCAATATTTAGTACAGGTTGGCCAATGTTTGCTAAGAAACGGTTCCACGTAGCAGATAAGTTGCCTGTCACGTTATCCCAGTTGGATGATTCGCGCGCAGCTTGGCCCATTGCACCATTTAACTCGTAAGTTTCCTCGATTTTTTGGAGGATTAAATCTTGCTTTTGAGCTTCGGTTAATTCTTGCCATGATAATCCAAATTTTTCTTGTGCTTTACGTCCCATTTCGGTTGCGTTGGTAAATACCCCTATAGCATCTCCTGCACTGAAGTTTCCTTTCATAAGAGAAGCCATTGATCCTGTGACATCATCAAGTGACTTATCATAAAAAGCAGCTCCATCTGCAGCTAATCTGACAGCGGTGTCCGTATTGTTAAGGGCCTGAGTAGCATCCATCCCTGCACCTTTAAATTGTGCTCCGAATTTACTTGCGCTCGTTTTTAATCGATCTACGTGGATGTTTAATTCTTTAGATTGCTCTTCCAAATCTTCCATCATCTTTGTTGCATCTGCTCCAAATACTTGGTCGAATTGAGCATCCATTGCGTTCAATTTAGCAGTTGTTTCGATAATTGTTTGGGTAAATTTGGTAATTACAGCGATGCTGAAAGCAGCAATAATCTTCTTACCAATGCCAGCCATCTTATCCTCAACTTTATTCAATGAATCTGCATTTTTTTTCGCTTCGGTATCCGCTTTTTTTAAAGTATCAAGTGCATTCTTATCTTCAATTACGATTGATCCCAAAACTTTAAATAATTCAAAAGCCACAGTAATCACCCTCTTCCATATATTTCTTTGATTATTTCATCTTTAGACTTTCTCGTGTAATAAGTAGTCTCCTTGTGATACGCTTCTTCCTTAAGAGTTTCTTTCCATTTATCAAATGAAAGAGTCTCTTTTAAATACGGTAAAGAAGTTAAATAAACTTCAAACAATTTATCGTTGTCACTTTTTTGGATTCCCTTTTCGAGAACTAAAATAGCTTGTTTGCATCTCATGTTATAGATGCGATTTGAATTTGGATATGTACGCAGTAGGAACTCTTCTAGTTCAATTGTGTCCCCACTGCAGATTGAAAAATTTCGGAAAGATTCTCACTCGCTAACGCTTCCTTAAACCCTGCTATAATTTCTCCAATACCAAGAAGTAATGCTTCATCCGGTGTCACACACATGATCGAACCAATCAATTCTGCTACTGATCCTTTTGACTTTTGGATATTTTTGATTAATAGTCTGATTAAAGATGCAATAGTTTCAGACTGAGCTTGATCAACGAGAACATTTGCTTGTTGTTTAATCAGTTCTTCTCTTTCCTCTTCAGGCACAGAATCATCGATGTTTGGTTCAAAATTTTTAAGTACACTTCCTGCTTGGTCAAAAATAGCTTTTAAATCGTCTTGAAGCCCTAAATCCTCAATGACACGAGCAAGCAAAAACAAATCATTTAATTTAAATTTTTTCATATTACCTCCTAAATTAAAAAGGATAAGCGTTGTGCTTACCCTTCATCTGGTGTTGTTGATCCAAATGTAATTGAATAAGAAGATTCATCACGACTATCTTCTTTGTATGTTGCAGTAAATTCTAATGCTGGAACAACTTCATTTTTATCTTCAAAAGTAAAGTCGAGATTTGACAAGCTGATTGCTTGTGGCAATTCAATAACTACTTCGCTTCCATCATGTGTTTTTCCGCGCCAGACTACTTGATGATAATCATCTTCGCTAATCGAAGGTTTTGAAGACAATACATTTGTATCTTTCCCCATTGCTGCATATACTGTTTTAATCGTGTCGATATCGAATATTTCCAATGCATTTACGACAAGCTTTGCAGTTTCGGAGTCAAACGCAATTCTCCCTTTAACAGGGCCTCTGTCCCCATCTGCTTCAATATTTCTAAATGTTCTTTCGACATTAAATGTTGAACCACCACGTGTCAATCCAACAGGTGATCCATCGATTTCCACGATACCATACCCTAAAAGTATTTTATCAGGTGTTGTTGTTTTAGCTTTAGTCATTATTTTCCTTTCCGTACACTCTTACGGTGTAGCTCTGTTCTAACAGTTGTAATCCTGCCAATTCTTCATCGTCTGTGTATTGATCAGCATCGTATACCATATGAAAATAGCAATTATCAGTCTCGAATACTCTGTTTTTCAACACTTTTTCGATTTTCTGGCCAATATCAAATAGTCTATCACTATAACTATTTACATCATCAAAGAGTTGGATGTAAATTTGATAGTCTTGAGTTATGGTTGCATCAATCTTTCCAGTGGTTTGAATAACAGCGTAAGGCTTTTCTGAATTTTTCTTTGCGCTATACCGATATATTTTTATATTTTCATACTCGTTATTAAGCAGTTCAATAATCTTCATTTCAACTTCTTGACGCATGTTATTTTCCTTTCCTAATCTGATCTAATGCATACCCAATCATGCTTTGAATCGTACTTATGTTTTTCATTACAACCGGCTTAATCGGATCAGTATCTCGTCTGATAATCCAAAGTGCATAAAACTGTTTCACTCCGATTTGAAGATCCTTCTCTTGTTTTCTCGCCCAGTATCCTAAGGAACTTCTAAGTTTACCGCCGTTCTTTCCACGTCTTCTAGGAATATCCGGCCGTATCTCGCGAACAAGATTTTGTCCGATAACGCTTAATACTTTATGCGGAGCTTCTTCGATTTTAGATTGCATAACCGTCAAATTACTCTCAACAGTGAATTTTTTCCTTTTAGCCACTGTAATCACTACCTGTTGGCGCAATAAGAATTAGTTCTACCGTTTCATACTTTTGGTTGTCGTTAGTTGTTGATACATCATAAGTGTGGCCCCTGAATCGAACTTTGCTTTCGTCTGCATATTCAATTGATCTCACTTCGATTTTGTGAGATGGAGCACGTCCAATTGATGCACCCTGACTTTTCTCGTCTCGACTTAATTTCAGAACGTTGCAATAAACTTCTCTATAAATCGCTGTCGACTTATATATGCCATTGACTTCTATTTCAGTGACAGCTCCTAATTCCACAGTTTCATTCCAATACATATGCATCAACCTTTTCTATCGGATCGGGATTTCGATAACGAGTCATAGCCAAATGTATACGCATTTTATCGTATATTTCAACATATTTTTCAGTATCTGGATTGCTCATTCCGAAGTGGGCTTTACAATATACTACTATCGCTCTAATAATTAATCGATCTTTAATTTCTTTGGATACATCAATATGTATAACTCCAGAAATATAAAGGTCTTCTACACAAGATAGGATTAAGTCTTCTATTTCTACATCAAAAGAAGTACTTGCCTGCGATATTCTCAGCGAAGTTTTAACTTTACTCATTAGTTGAAGATTTACTTCTTTCGTTTCGAATGTATCGTTATCACTCATAATATATCCTCCAATCTATATTTAGAGAGGGGATTTCTCCCCTCTAAATGTTATTCTGATGCCTTAATTAACTTCACAAATGCTTTTTCAAGCGCTGGTGTACCATCAAACATTGCTGCACCTAAGAATTCATAATTGTTAGATGTCAATGAGAAATCGGAAACAACATTGATTTCTTCAGGCATATTTCCTTTATACCCCTCATATAAGTTTCCAAGGTATGCACATCCACGTGGCACATCGTCATCCATCAGTACTGGATAACCTTGAATATGGTACTCTCCATTGACGATTTGGACAAGGTCATTTTTAGCTTTATCTTGAAGAGGCAAGAAGTCATTGAGTAATGTTTTCTTAGATAGAATCCATTTAGCACCTGCATCATATGCTCCAGGAAGTAATCCAACCAAAGATAATACATTATTAGCTGTTAGCGTTCCTGCAGATGCTACAGTAACTGAGTTATCTGCTGTCCAAACAATCTTGTCAATTCCTTTAGCTTCCCCAGTTCCACTTCCAAATAAAATTAGTTTTTTTAGTTTGCGTGAAATTGAGCGTACAAGATTTTTTACTAACCAGTCTTCAAACGCATCAACAGACATTCTGGTGATAGACTTAGATGCTTTTAATAATTTAGTTACTTCATAACCGAAGAGGTTAACAGCAATAACCTTGTCTTCTGATGCAGTAATGGTAGCATTTTCTGCGTGTTTAGATGCTTCAGAGATTGGCTCTTCTACAGGAATAGTAATACCTCCAGCAACGCGCAATAGGTCGATTTCGCTCAATAATGGAGCTGATTGTTCTAGTAGCTCAATAATTTTGTTTTGTGTAACAGTTGGAACAACCGCTCTAGCACTCTCTTGTGCTGTTGAGAAAGCACGATGTTCAGCCTCGCTTAGAGCTACCCCACGAATGTTGTTTAAAAATGCAGAACGATATACAGTTTCTTCATTTTCTTGTGTAAGGTTATCGTGTGTATTGATTGGTTGCATTTGAGCAACCACTCCGCCTCTTACTACAACATCATTTAACAATTGTGTGCGACGTTCTGCAGCAGCCAAGATTTCATCTTCACGATCATTTAATGACCGAATTTCTGTTTCAAGAGCATCGTTTGCTTCAAGTGTTCCTGATTCCAGTTGTGATTTAATTTCCATTTTTCGAGCGCGTACTTGCTCCAAATTCATAATTTTGATGTCCATATTATTTCCTCTCTTTCGTTTTTTATAGTTCTAATAGCAACATCAGTTTGCGTTTTTTCATTTCTTGCTCAAGCAACTCCTGCTTTTCCTTTTCAATCACTCCGTCAATAAAGGAACGAGCACTTATTTCGGTGTCAGGATTCGCTGGAATACTCACAGCGGACACATCGAAAACTTTTTTAATGGACTGAATCGTCCGTGTTCTTGTATCACGATTAAATTCTTGTTGTGATACGGTAAAAGCAAAACTCATTCTTGTAACGAGTCCACTTTCAATTTCTTCGTACATCTGACGTGATGTCTCCGTTTTTGATAAATCGGCACGAATATATAATCCGTGCGAGTCCACTTTCAACGAGAGTGTTTCATTCGATATCCTTGCATACACTTTGCCCTGATGATCGTATTGAAAAATAACATCACTCATGTCTGCACCATTGAATGCGTTACGGTCAACTACTTCATAATACTTAACGCCATCATATTCGAAGAGTACATATGGTTTATCGAATGTTGTTGCATAGCCCTCGACAATGTAATCTCCTTTTGTTTCTACCTCGAACGCGCCGCGAAACTCTCGACCGCGTGCGATTTTATCCATAAGCATCGATTCATAGGAATCTTTATTTCCATTGCTTACTGTTCCTACCGTCATTTGGTTACCTCGCTTTCTTTTCGGTCATATTTAATAGCACCATCTTCACCAATCTCAGCATATTCTTTCCGTATGTACTTCTTGTTATTACCAGTGATTGGTAATCCCCATGCTTCTGCAACATCGTCAACACCATAAATTCCACGATCAAACAATCCTGAAGTAACTTCATATTTTGTTTTATTGGATGCGTATTGAAGCCTATTTGATTGGAAGTAAAGATTGCTTCCCTTTTTAATATCGGAAAGGGTAAAAATCATGTTATTGATTGCTAGACTACATTGAATTGCAAAAGTCTCTATCTCGCCTTCATAAAATGAATTCCAAACATTTTCATCAAAATCATTTTGCAGTATTTTTTGATTAACTCCAAAATATGAAAATATACTGTTTTTTATATACTCCATTTGGGCCGTCTCGATTACAAATTGTTTCGATTCAAGTTGCTTAACATCCTTGTATTTACCATCTATAATCATTACTCCAGTGTCGTTCTCAGCTGAAAGATTCTTCATTGAGAAATTTTCACGTTCCTTTTTTAAATCATCCTCGTGCAATGGTTGTGAAAGTGCAGCAATAAAGCGTATCGCTGCAGAAGATTTGATTGACTGATTAATCGCTTGATTTTGCATATCTATTAAGTTGAGTGTCGAATCGAGCGCTTGATTGGTATCACCAAACAGTTCGCTCGCATAATTCATTTTCATGATCACTCCGACACGATCATATTCAATCGCTGCTTTTTGGCCATTTGCAAATGTATATCGAAGATAAAGCGCTCCTTCATATTCGACTATTTCGCTCATTGATGCTTTTAGAGGGTACAAACCATTAATCACAGTTTGCTCAACATCACGATACAAAGGCAAAATAAAAACACATGTATCAGTTTCATACAACGTTCTCAAACGGTATAGGAAATCGTATGTGCTTTGGAAGGGATTTGGTTTTGTTGACAGTATCAATCCTAATTCTTTATTGATATCCCCAATAATCAACGGTTTAAGCTTTGCAGTGTGCTTTGCTTTAGCATGTATTGCTGAACGAATCAAATCTGACTCGTAAACACTTGAGTGTTTCCGATTGAAAAAATAAGGTGATTCAAAATTGAGCATTTTTAGTAATTGGCCCATTGATACTGCCTGTAAATCTTTCTCTTTCGGTTTGAATAAAAAATCAAAGAATCCCACATTAACCTCCTATCTAATAAATCCTATATATTCACTTCTGTTACGCTCCATTGAAACGTACGCATTTAATGCAGATGCAAACCCATCAATCCGTTGTTTCGATGTTTTGATTTTCATTGGCATAATATTTCCGTTTTTATCTGGAATAACCTTAACGTTCATGCTACACCATTCAAAAATAGGGTTTTGATTATATACCAGTTTGCTCGATTTCATGTCGGCCGTTAGTTGATACATCGGTGCAGACAGCGTGTAAACACCTTGAATAACTTGATCCATAACGATATCACCAAATTGATCTTTCATTTCTTGCACAAGATAATTTGCTGAGTA
This DNA window, taken from Erysipelothrix larvae, encodes the following:
- a CDS encoding peptidoglycan DD-metalloendopeptidase family protein, whose protein sequence is MEYAKENFSASIEMLDLCLKTNGPHVLSCGYGYRKAIASAGTSDGMHPGIDKALSVGTKIYAPFDGEITATRNQPSYGLDVFVYNASLGLTFFAGHLSQQLVKVGQKVSKGDLIAYSGNTGMSTGPHIHAGLYKGRTTSVDRNDSKWVDPVGYVLTSTASAKKSNDEVAKEVWDGKWGNGADRVQRLTAAGYDANAIQAIVNKGVTSTPTSAPKTLTLPASLGSAVPVYSYADGKKVGTINPKKFGGLTYDLVTITGNGDRVIVTRDYGKVRVNPKYGTVK
- a CDS encoding phage holin, LLH family, with amino-acid sequence MQELLTQLTPLLMGIATIVLGYVATKVKTYVDSKLDIDQQEKIYKFVQSTVLYVEQIGVNLDGKEKLALAKEKVLIWANEKGITISDIELNILIEAFVNGLGGK
- a CDS encoding Gp37-like protein, whose protein sequence is MEIIHSVESVTPNGVPELVEKGIIDNLVKYNCIISEGGSYDENDFELVLSKKSWDENTISIGDWIYIPESEWGGKVKCIQSTSDETIKISGPNFRSELSKIIIAPLLRVKELVGSVDIDGFDAYFVLNGEANFVINKILFKLPLIIQSTTGTYQPDTEASKLKNISVNQASSGIDISVSLRFQEFTNAIEKVLLSSNARLDIRHQYINDGYKLIQISAHPIIDYSDDMYLSTDYQSVVTSKIDESMKCDYLIALGKGELEERQIVVLRANYETKQLYEVFTGTESDIKDIVAQNFNHNAVIYDYPSVESIEELITAAKEKFESDYLPSTEINFQINNTSLEFNLGDIVAGEDVVTNAKVKARIIQKELTIEKGKTQFNYKVGDITI
- a CDS encoding head-tail adaptor protein; this encodes MYWNETVELGAVTEIEVNGIYKSTAIYREVYCNVLKLSRDEKSQGASIGRAPSHKIEVRSIEYADESKVRFRGHTYDVSTTNDNQKYETVELILIAPTGSDYSG
- a CDS encoding phage major capsid protein, yielding MDIKIMNLEQVRARKMEIKSQLESGTLEANDALETEIRSLNDREDEILAAAERRTQLLNDVVVRGGVVAQMQPINTHDNLTQENEETVYRSAFLNNIRGVALSEAEHRAFSTAQESARAVVPTVTQNKIIELLEQSAPLLSEIDLLRVAGGITIPVEEPISEASKHAENATITASEDKVIAVNLFGYEVTKLLKASKSITRMSVDAFEDWLVKNLVRSISRKLKKLILFGSGTGEAKGIDKIVWTADNSVTVASAGTLTANNVLSLVGLLPGAYDAGAKWILSKKTLLNDFLPLQDKAKNDLVQIVNGEYHIQGYPVLMDDDVPRGCAYLGNLYEGYKGNMPEEINVVSDFSLTSNNYEFLGAAMFDGTPALEKAFVKLIKASE
- a CDS encoding HK97 family phage prohead protease — protein: MTVGTVSNGNKDSYESMLMDKIARGREFRGAFEVETKGDYIVEGYATTFDKPYVLFEYDGVKYYEVVDRNAFNGADMSDVIFQYDHQGKVYARISNETLSLKVDSHGLYIRADLSKTETSRQMYEEIESGLVTRMSFAFTVSQQEFNRDTRTRTIQSIKKVFDVSAVSIPANPDTEISARSFIDGVIEKEKQELLEQEMKKRKLMLLLEL
- a CDS encoding phage portal protein, whose translation is MGFFDFLFKPKEKDLQAVSMGQLLKMLNFESPYFFNRKHSSVYESDLIRSAIHAKAKHTAKLKPLIIGDINKELGLILSTKPNPFQSTYDFLYRLRTLYETDTCVFILPLYRDVEQTVINGLYPLKASMSEIVEYEGALYLRYTFANGQKAAIEYDRVGVIMKMNYASELFGDTNQALDSTLNLIDMQNQAINQSIKSSAAIRFIAALSQPLHEDDLKKERENFSMKNLSAENDTGVMIIDGKYKDVKQLESKQFVIETAQMEYIKNSIFSYFGVNQKILQNDFDENVWNSFYEGEIETFAIQCSLAINNMIFTLSDIKKGSNLYFQSNRLQYASNKTKYEVTSGLFDRGIYGVDDVAEAWGLPITGNNKKYIRKEYAEIGEDGAIKYDRKESEVTK